A window of Drosophila subobscura isolate 14011-0131.10 chromosome E, UCBerk_Dsub_1.0, whole genome shotgun sequence contains these coding sequences:
- the LOC117891158 gene encoding patronin isoform X15, with the protein MDAAESQEIRQARQRASVKWLLSKAFNNRVPDNLKEPFYRDHENQERLKPQIIVELGNATLYCQTLSNLYSDPNYQSLNHWSIIQTLARKGVPVAESSDMPITETVLIQTNPLRINAHMSVIESLMVLYAKEISSGDRIMSAIRRISGSNYQTPPGQTYEQALLAWISHACAALKKRIVKEVETGMPDENGTRLQTPDIPPVRDFQDLCDGICLALLIAYYCPKVVPWTSVRINYLPAVEDSIHNILLVGNFSQKHLPYGVFHMTPEDVTFMRGSMKLNLVLLLTDLFNLFEIHPAKCVCYPGMDGQDVIARRTLGANEHGICHRRGLTMQPVMPIPDLRSDLDQPPVGSPSNRPPFQVPHSNSFSGGLNRRSTPPNEYQQQQQQTVAQANSNHFDGNQGEAFVVHKSRGITTLSSMHSQQQQQQQQHHHHQQQQQFHQQQQSQLQQQLQQQQQQQQEPLVPARLRQAKEKTNVESKADERGDFVAAGRPSNWEQSRRPSFAGRRSRRNSSSEDSQLTIENFGGSQDQLNTLGGRFDRERDRDRERDRERKLSNTSIAEPAVAVRSSIADARGTLQLGYDTDSGSEKQDRETEKYSMRRQASSVDNVPTVSAHNLSNASSPLPQARNKQHSSSDKDYSNSVADTFNDARSSAYDPESTPVRKSSTSSMPASPAAWQLDVGDEDMRSLENASKLSTIRMKLEERRRRIEQDKRKIEMALLRHQEKEDLESCPEVMKWETMSNESKRTPDMDPVDLDKYQQQTYGSQQHLADHHYQQQQRPMQQSFGSSPHLPQAYNAPVSAYSSRPPSRDPYQQQQQLPQPMAMPQPMQFVNEHGQYMSPPQPSHYQPQSIYSDNGAPYNNHSPHYGAAAPPQYRSSVVFDDYGQPTNHFYLHESSPQPQPQVHPQRRTWAHSAAAAAYEQQQQIQQPMVDVNAWQTQQHQQQQQQQKKSQQTWMNRPPSSAGAAAQGSFMLHQNGGGGAGGSGGGGGELQHLFQVQASPQHSQRQLGGGANGVQRQQSLTNLRDNRSPKSQHGMAMPMQQEDMMAPQSICFIGDEEDVDELERNIIESMQSTRISDFVLQQQQQQQQQHHHQQQQQRLQGHGHSGRGSSSEDYDSGEMISNKLNITSGNLTYRIPSPSRPSIQANSFQDPRDSEEQPAEKGFYISFDDDQPKRPKPPLRAKRSPKKEALPLGSSSSGRDSVDHQTLLKRESLSQLHNNNNNNGSDDGHKSAGANRHSIHGLNHSNSVKSPGNATYNKYTDEAPIQLRHMGVTGSDPFGHESHPHPMQQQQQQQQQPMSPTRLQHSSSSAEAAKNKALVIGADATNLDPESVDEMERRKEKIMLLSLQRRQQQEEAKARKEIEASQKREKEREKEEERARKKEDQMARRAAILEQHRLKKAIEEAEREGKTLDRPDLHVKLQPQSSSATNPRLRQQRTTRPRPKTIHVDDASVDISEASSISSRGKKGSSSNLTGYGQLSSNSMKRDYYRGSQDSLTVKESPDDYPSTSSTPIGRRGSYKTSREPAAVERGRTLSRISVAKGSTLNFRGRKSNSLMNLCDTDSGLGRATPPRRAPSPGMGASGRHMPSPSGPGSLPPGLISKRRGFDDGSSDFSLTPNFNMEYSGPKLYKQPAAKSNRGIILNAVEYCVFPGAVNREAKQKVLEKIARSEAKHFLVLFRDAGCQFRALYSYMPESDQVTKLYGTGPSQVDEVMFDKFFKYNSGGKCFSQVHTKHLTVTIDAFTIHNSLWQGKRVQLPSKKDMALVI; encoded by the exons GCTCGTCAACGTGCTTCCGTCAAGTGGCTGCTCTCGAAGGCCTTCAACAATCGCGTGCCGGACAACCTGAAGGAGCCCTTCTACCGCGACCATGAGAATCAGGAGCGCCTCAAGCCCCAGATCATTGTGGAGCTGGGCAACGCCACGCTCTACTGCCAGACGTTGTCCAATCTGTACTCAGATCCCAACTACCAAAGCTTGAATCACTGGTCAATAATACAGACGCTAGCGCGCAAAGGTGTGCCGGTAGCCGAGTCCTCGGACATGCCCATTACCGAAACGGTATTAATTCAAACGAATCCGTTGAGAATT aaCGCCCACATGTCTGTGATAGAATCGCTGATGGTTCTGTATGCCAAGGAGATATCATCGGGTGACCGCATCATGTCGGCCATCAGAAG AATATCTGGCAGCAATTACCAGACGCCTCCTGGCCAAACGTATGAGCAAGCTCTGCTGGCTTGGATTTCGCATGCCTGCGCCGCTCTGAAGAAGCGCATCGTCAAGGAGGTGGAGACAGGAATGCCCGATGAGAAT ggCACACGTTTGCAGACGCCGGATATACCGCCAGTGAGGGACTTTCAGGATCTGTGCGATGGCATCTGCCTGGCGCTGCTCATCGCCTACTACTGCCCCAAGGTGGTGCCATGGACGAGTGTGCGCATCAACTATCTGCCCGCTGTCGAGGACTCCATACACAATATCCTGCTCGTGGGAAATTTCTCACAAAAGCATCTGCCATATGGCGTGTTCCACATGACGCCCGAGGATGTCACCTTCATGAGGGG TTCGATGAAACTGAATCTGGTTCTGCTGCTCACGGATCTGTTCAATCTGTTCGAGATACATCCGGCCAAGTGTGTCTGCTATCCCGGCATGGATGGTCAGG ATGTCATCGCCAGGCGCACCTTGGGCGCCAATGAGCACGGAATCTGCCACAGACGGGGCCTCACAATGCAGCCCGTTATGCCCATACCCGATCTCCGCAGCGATCTCGACCAGCCGCCCGTTGGCTCGCCCTCGAATCGGCCGCCATTTCAAG TTCCGCACTCGAATTCATTCAGCGGCGGCTTAAATCGTAGATCCACCCCGCCCAATGaataccagcagcaacagcagcagacggtTGCTCAAGCAAATTCGAATCATTTCGATGGTAATCAAGGCGAag CCTTCGTCGTGCACAAGTCGCGTGGCATCACCACACTCTCATCCATgcactcgcagcagcagcaacagcagcaacaacaccaccaccatcagcaacagcaacagttccaccagcagcaacagtcgcagctacagcagcagctacagcagcaacagcagcagcagcaggagccccTGGTTCCAGCTCGCTTGCGTCAGgctaaagaaaaaaccaatGTCGAGTCCAAGGCGGATGAGAGAG GCGATTTTGTCGCTGCGGGTCGACCAAGTAACTGGGAACAGAGCCGGCGGCCAAGCTTTGCAG GGCGTCGCTCGCGCAGGAACTCCTCCAGCGAGGACTCCCAGCTGACCATCGAGAACTTTGGCGGCTCCCAGGATCAGCTGAACACGCTGGGCGGTAGATTCGATCGCGAACGGGACcgagacagggagagggacagggagcgGAAGTTGTCCAACACCAGCATTG CTGAACCCGCTGTCGCGGTGCGCTCCTCCATTGCCGATGCCCGAGGCACGCTGCAGCTTGGCTACGACACTGATTCGGGCTCGGAGAAGCAGGACCGTGAGACGGAGAAGTATTCAATGCGTCGGCAGGCAAG CAGTGTCGACAATGTGCCCACGGTGTCGGCTCACAATCTATCGAATGCGAGCAGCCCCTTGCCGCAGGCACGGAACAAGCAACATTCCAGCAGCGACAAAGACTACAGCAACAGCGTGGCGGACACCTTCAACGATGCGCGCTCGAGTGCCTACGATCCGGAGAGCACACCGGTGCGCAAAtcctccaccagcagcatgcCAGCGAGCCCAGCTGCCTGGCAGCTGGATGTGGGCGATGAGGACATGCGCTCGCTGGAGAACGCCTCCAAGCTGTCCACCATTCGCATGAAGCTGGAGGAGAGGCGGCGCCGCATTGAGCAGGACAAGCGGAAGATCGAAATGGCACTGCTCAGGCACCAGGAGAAG GAGGATCTGGAGTCATGTCCGGAAGTAATGAAGTGGGAGACGATGAGCAACGAGTCGAAGCGTACGCCAGACATGGATCCCGTCGACTTGGACAAGTACCAG cagcaaacttaCGGGTCGCAGCAGCACCTGGCTGACCAccactaccagcagcagcagcgacccaTGCAGCAAAGCTTTGGCTCATCGCCGCATCTTCCGCAGGCCTACAATGCCCCAGTCAGTGCGTACAGCTCCCGTCCGCCCAGCCGCGATccctaccagcagcagcagcagctgccgcagcccatggccatgccccaGCCGATGCAGTTCGTCAACGAGCACGGCCAGTACATGTCGCCGCCGCAGCCATCCCACTACCAGCCGCAGAGCATCTACAGCGACAACGGAGCGCCCTACAACAACCACTCGCCCCACTACGGAGCGGCTGCCCCTCCGCAGTACAGGAGCAGTGTGGTCTTCGATGACTATGGCCAGCCCACGAATCACTTCTACCTGCACGAGTCctcgccacagccacagccgcaggtTCATCCCCAGCGTCGCACCTGGGCGCACtcggcagctgccgcagcctacgagcagcagcagcagatacagcAGCCCATGGTTGATGTGAATGCGTGGCAGacgcaacagcaccagcagcagcagcaacaacagaagaaGTCGCAGCAGACCTGGATGAACAGACCTCCCTCCAGCGCAGGAGCGGCGGCCCAGGGCAGCTTTATGCTCCACCAGAACGGTGGAGGAGGTGctggtggcagcggtggcggcggaggcgaGCTCCAGCATCTGTTCCAGGTGCAAGCCTCGCCGCAGCACTCGCAGCGGCAGTTGGGCGGTGGTGCCAACGGGGTGCAGAGACAGCAGTCGCTGACCAATCTGCGCGACAATCGCTCGCCCAAGTCCCAGCACggcatggccatgcccatgcagCAAGAGGACATGATGGCACCGCAGAGCATCTGCTTCATTGGcgacgaggaggatgtggaCGAGCTGGAGCGCAACATCATCGAGTCCATGCAGTCCACGCGCATCTCCGACTTTgtgcttcagcagcagcaacagcagcagcaacaacatcaccaccagcagcagcagcagcgtctgcaggggcacgggcacagtGGAAGGGGCAGCAGTTCGGAGGACTACGACAGCGGGGAGATGATTTCCAACAAGTTGAACATCACCAGCGGCAATCTCACCTACCGCATACCCTCGCCCTCGCGTCCCTCCATACAGGCAAACAGTTTCCAGGACCCGCGCGACAGCGAGGAACAGCCCGCAGAGAAGGGTTTCTACATCTCCTTCGACGACGACCAGCCCAAGCGGCCCAAGCCGCCGTTGCGCGCCAAGCGCTCGCCCAAAAAGGAGGCTCTAcccttgggcagcagcagcagcggccgggACAGCGTGGACCACCAGACTTTGCTCAAAAGGGAGTCCCTGAGCCAAttgcacaacaacaataacaacaatggcagcgatGATGGCCACAAGTCAGCGGGGGCCAACAGGCACAGCATCCACGGGCTCAACCACTCCAACAGTGTCAAATCGCCCGGCAATGCCACCTACAACAAGTACACGGACGAGGCGCCCATCCAACTACGACATATGGGCGTAACTGGTTCGGATCCATTTGGCCACGAgtcacacccacaccccatgcagcagcaacagcaacaacagcagcagcccatgTCACCCACGCGACttcagcacagcagcagcagcgccgagGCGGCCAAGAACAAGGCGCTGGTGATTGGAGCCGATGCCACCAACCTAGATCCG GAGTCTGTGGATGAAATGGAGCGACGCAAGGAGAAGATtatgctgctgtctctgcagcggcgacagcagcaggaggaggcgaaGGCGCGCAAGGAGATCGAGGCCTCGCAGAAGCGGGAAAAGGAGCGcgaaaaggaggaggagcgtgCACGCAAGAAGGAAGATCAAATGGCGCGACGAGCGGCCATATTGGAACAACACAGACTCAAGAAAGCCATCGAAGAGGCCGAACGAGAG GGTAAAACCCTGGATCGGCCCGATCTGCATGTTAAACTGCAACCACAGTCATCTAGTGCAACGAACCCGAGACTACGGCAGCAGCGCACGACACGTCCCAGGCCCAAGACCATACATGTGGACGATGCCAGTGTGGACATCAGTGAGGCTTCGAGCATCTCTAGTCGGGGCAAGAAGGGCTCCAGCTCGAATCTAACCG GCTACGGTCAACTAAGCTCAAATTCAATGAAAAGAGATTATTACAGGGGCTCGCAAGACTCCCTCACAGTGAAAG AGTCGCCCGACGATTATCCCAGTACAAGTTCAACGCCAATTGGGCGACGGGGATCCTATAAAACTTCCAGAG agccagcagccgtCGAGCGGGGCCGCACTCTGTCGCGTATCTCCGTCGCTAAGGGGAGCACACTTAATTTCCGGGGCCGAAAGTCCAATTCGCTAATGAATTTGTGCG ACACAGATTCGGGACTGGGACGCGCCACACCGCCGAGGCGTGCACCCTCGCCTGGAATGGGCGCTTCAGGTAGGCATATGCCATCCCCCTCTGGACCAGGCTCTTTGCCACCAGGTTTGATATCGAAACGTCGCGGATTTGATGACGGATCCAGCGATTTCTCATTAACTCCGAATTTTAACATGGAATATTCGG GTCCAAAACTCTACAAGCAACCAGCGGCCAAATCGAATCGCGGCATTATACTCAATGCCGTCGAATACTGCGTGTTTCCGGGCGCCGTCAACCGTGAGGCCAAACAGAAAGTGCTCGAGAAGATAGCACGCTCGGAGGCGAAACACTTCCTAGTACTCTTCCGAGATGCGGGCTGCCAGTTCCGCGCCCTCTACAGCTACATGCCCGAGTCGGATCAGGTGACCAAGCTGTACGGCACCGGACCTAGTCAAGTCGACGAAGTCATGTTCGATAAGTTCTTCAA ATACAACTCAGGGGGCAAGTGCTTCTCGCAAGTGCACACCAAGCATCTGACCGTCACCATCGATGCCTTCACAATACACAACTCGCTGTGGCAGGGCAAGCGGGTGCAGTTGCCCAGCAAAAAGGACATGGCGCTTGTGATCTAA
- the LOC117891158 gene encoding patronin isoform X3 → MDAAESQEIRQARQRASVKWLLSKAFNNRVPDNLKEPFYRDHENQERLKPQIIVELGNATLYCQTLSNLYSDPNYQSLNHWSIIQTLARKGVPVAESSDMPITETVLIQTNPLRINAHMSVIESLMVLYAKEISSGDRIMSAIRRISGSNYQTPPGQTYEQALLAWISHACAALKKRIVKEVETGMPDENGTRLQTPDIPPVRDFQDLCDGICLALLIAYYCPKVVPWTSVRINYLPAVEDSIHNILLVGNFSQKHLPYGVFHMTPEDVTFMRGSMKLNLVLLLTDLFNLFEIHPAKCVCYPGMDGQDVIARRTLGANEHGICHRRGLTMQPVMPIPDLRSDLDQPPVGSPSNRPPFQVPHSNSFSGGLNRRSTPPNEYQQQQQQTVAQANSNHFDGNQGEAFVVHKSRGITTLSSMHSQQQQQQQQHHHHQQQQQFHQQQQSQLQQQLQQQQQQQQEPLVPARLRQAKEKTNVESKADERGDFVAAGRPSNWEQSRRPSFAGRRSRRNSSSEDSQLTIENFGGSQDQLNTLGGRFDRERDRDRERDRERKLSNTSIAEPAVAVRSSIADARGTLQLGYDTDSGSEKQDRETEKYSMRRQASVDNVPTVSAHNLSNASSPLPQARNKQHSSSDKDYSNSVADTFNDARSSAYDPESTPVRKSSTSSMPASPAAWQLDVGDEDMRSLENASKLSTIRMKLEERRRRIEQDKRKIEMALLRHQEKEDLESCPEVMKWETMSNESKRTPDMDPVDLDKYQVGEQSIAIMNMNLQDIQQDIHRLATQQSQMQAQHLQAQQLLQAQQIANMLNQQQQTYGSQQHLADHHYQQQQRPMQQSFGSSPHLPQAYNAPVSAYSSRPPSRDPYQQQQQLPQPMAMPQPMQFVNEHGQYMSPPQPSHYQPQSIYSDNGAPYNNHSPHYGAAAPPQYRSSVVFDDYGQPTNHFYLHESSPQPQPQVHPQRRTWAHSAAAAAYEQQQQIQQPMVDVNAWQTQQHQQQQQQQKKSQQTWMNRPPSSAGAAAQGSFMLHQNGGGGAGGSGGGGGELQHLFQVQASPQHSQRQLGGGANGVQRQQSLTNLRDNRSPKSQHGMAMPMQQEDMMAPQSICFIGDEEDVDELERNIIESMQSTRISDFVLQQQQQQQQQHHHQQQQQRLQGHGHSGRGSSSEDYDSGEMISNKLNITSGNLTYRIPSPSRPSIQANSFQDPRDSEEQPAEKGFYISFDDDQPKRPKPPLRAKRSPKKEALPLGSSSSGRDSVDHQTLLKRESLSQLHNNNNNNGSDDGHKSAGANRHSIHGLNHSNSVKSPGNATYNKYTDEAPIQLRHMGVTGSDPFGHESHPHPMQQQQQQQQQPMSPTRLQHSSSSAEAAKNKALVIGADATNLDPESVDEMERRKEKIMLLSLQRRQQQEEAKARKEIEASQKREKEREKEEERARKKEDQMARRAAILEQHRLKKAIEEAEREGKTLDRPDLHVKLQPQSSSATNPRLRQQRTTRPRPKTIHVDDASVDISEASSISSRGKKGSSSNLTGYGQLSSNSMKRDYYRGSQDSLTVKESPDDYPSTSSTPIGRRGSYKTSREPAAVERGRTLSRISVAKGSTLNFRGRKSNSLMNLCDTDSGLGRATPPRRAPSPGMGASGRHMPSPSGPGSLPPGLISKRRGFDDGSSDFSLTPNFNMEYSGPKLYKQPAAKSNRGIILNAVEYCVFPGAVNREAKQKVLEKIARSEAKHFLVLFRDAGCQFRALYSYMPESDQVTKLYGTGPSQVDEVMFDKFFKYNSGGKCFSQVHTKHLTVTIDAFTIHNSLWQGKRVQLPSKKDMALVI, encoded by the exons GCTCGTCAACGTGCTTCCGTCAAGTGGCTGCTCTCGAAGGCCTTCAACAATCGCGTGCCGGACAACCTGAAGGAGCCCTTCTACCGCGACCATGAGAATCAGGAGCGCCTCAAGCCCCAGATCATTGTGGAGCTGGGCAACGCCACGCTCTACTGCCAGACGTTGTCCAATCTGTACTCAGATCCCAACTACCAAAGCTTGAATCACTGGTCAATAATACAGACGCTAGCGCGCAAAGGTGTGCCGGTAGCCGAGTCCTCGGACATGCCCATTACCGAAACGGTATTAATTCAAACGAATCCGTTGAGAATT aaCGCCCACATGTCTGTGATAGAATCGCTGATGGTTCTGTATGCCAAGGAGATATCATCGGGTGACCGCATCATGTCGGCCATCAGAAG AATATCTGGCAGCAATTACCAGACGCCTCCTGGCCAAACGTATGAGCAAGCTCTGCTGGCTTGGATTTCGCATGCCTGCGCCGCTCTGAAGAAGCGCATCGTCAAGGAGGTGGAGACAGGAATGCCCGATGAGAAT ggCACACGTTTGCAGACGCCGGATATACCGCCAGTGAGGGACTTTCAGGATCTGTGCGATGGCATCTGCCTGGCGCTGCTCATCGCCTACTACTGCCCCAAGGTGGTGCCATGGACGAGTGTGCGCATCAACTATCTGCCCGCTGTCGAGGACTCCATACACAATATCCTGCTCGTGGGAAATTTCTCACAAAAGCATCTGCCATATGGCGTGTTCCACATGACGCCCGAGGATGTCACCTTCATGAGGGG TTCGATGAAACTGAATCTGGTTCTGCTGCTCACGGATCTGTTCAATCTGTTCGAGATACATCCGGCCAAGTGTGTCTGCTATCCCGGCATGGATGGTCAGG ATGTCATCGCCAGGCGCACCTTGGGCGCCAATGAGCACGGAATCTGCCACAGACGGGGCCTCACAATGCAGCCCGTTATGCCCATACCCGATCTCCGCAGCGATCTCGACCAGCCGCCCGTTGGCTCGCCCTCGAATCGGCCGCCATTTCAAG TTCCGCACTCGAATTCATTCAGCGGCGGCTTAAATCGTAGATCCACCCCGCCCAATGaataccagcagcaacagcagcagacggtTGCTCAAGCAAATTCGAATCATTTCGATGGTAATCAAGGCGAag CCTTCGTCGTGCACAAGTCGCGTGGCATCACCACACTCTCATCCATgcactcgcagcagcagcaacagcagcaacaacaccaccaccatcagcaacagcaacagttccaccagcagcaacagtcgcagctacagcagcagctacagcagcaacagcagcagcagcaggagccccTGGTTCCAGCTCGCTTGCGTCAGgctaaagaaaaaaccaatGTCGAGTCCAAGGCGGATGAGAGAG GCGATTTTGTCGCTGCGGGTCGACCAAGTAACTGGGAACAGAGCCGGCGGCCAAGCTTTGCAG GGCGTCGCTCGCGCAGGAACTCCTCCAGCGAGGACTCCCAGCTGACCATCGAGAACTTTGGCGGCTCCCAGGATCAGCTGAACACGCTGGGCGGTAGATTCGATCGCGAACGGGACcgagacagggagagggacagggagcgGAAGTTGTCCAACACCAGCATTG CTGAACCCGCTGTCGCGGTGCGCTCCTCCATTGCCGATGCCCGAGGCACGCTGCAGCTTGGCTACGACACTGATTCGGGCTCGGAGAAGCAGGACCGTGAGACGGAGAAGTATTCAATGCGTCGGCAGGCAAG TGTCGACAATGTGCCCACGGTGTCGGCTCACAATCTATCGAATGCGAGCAGCCCCTTGCCGCAGGCACGGAACAAGCAACATTCCAGCAGCGACAAAGACTACAGCAACAGCGTGGCGGACACCTTCAACGATGCGCGCTCGAGTGCCTACGATCCGGAGAGCACACCGGTGCGCAAAtcctccaccagcagcatgcCAGCGAGCCCAGCTGCCTGGCAGCTGGATGTGGGCGATGAGGACATGCGCTCGCTGGAGAACGCCTCCAAGCTGTCCACCATTCGCATGAAGCTGGAGGAGAGGCGGCGCCGCATTGAGCAGGACAAGCGGAAGATCGAAATGGCACTGCTCAGGCACCAGGAGAAG GAGGATCTGGAGTCATGTCCGGAAGTAATGAAGTGGGAGACGATGAGCAACGAGTCGAAGCGTACGCCAGACATGGATCCCGTCGACTTGGACAAGTACCAGGTGGGTGAG CAAAGCATCGCCATCATGAACATGAATCTGCAGGATATCCAGCAGGATATCCACCGCCTGGCCACGCAGCAGAGCCAAATGCAGGCCCAGCAtctgcaggcgcagcagctcctgcaggcCCAACAGATAGCCAACATGCTGAACCAG cagcagcaaacttaCGGGTCGCAGCAGCACCTGGCTGACCAccactaccagcagcagcagcgacccaTGCAGCAAAGCTTTGGCTCATCGCCGCATCTTCCGCAGGCCTACAATGCCCCAGTCAGTGCGTACAGCTCCCGTCCGCCCAGCCGCGATccctaccagcagcagcagcagctgccgcagcccatggccatgccccaGCCGATGCAGTTCGTCAACGAGCACGGCCAGTACATGTCGCCGCCGCAGCCATCCCACTACCAGCCGCAGAGCATCTACAGCGACAACGGAGCGCCCTACAACAACCACTCGCCCCACTACGGAGCGGCTGCCCCTCCGCAGTACAGGAGCAGTGTGGTCTTCGATGACTATGGCCAGCCCACGAATCACTTCTACCTGCACGAGTCctcgccacagccacagccgcaggtTCATCCCCAGCGTCGCACCTGGGCGCACtcggcagctgccgcagcctacgagcagcagcagcagatacagcAGCCCATGGTTGATGTGAATGCGTGGCAGacgcaacagcaccagcagcagcagcaacaacagaagaaGTCGCAGCAGACCTGGATGAACAGACCTCCCTCCAGCGCAGGAGCGGCGGCCCAGGGCAGCTTTATGCTCCACCAGAACGGTGGAGGAGGTGctggtggcagcggtggcggcggaggcgaGCTCCAGCATCTGTTCCAGGTGCAAGCCTCGCCGCAGCACTCGCAGCGGCAGTTGGGCGGTGGTGCCAACGGGGTGCAGAGACAGCAGTCGCTGACCAATCTGCGCGACAATCGCTCGCCCAAGTCCCAGCACggcatggccatgcccatgcagCAAGAGGACATGATGGCACCGCAGAGCATCTGCTTCATTGGcgacgaggaggatgtggaCGAGCTGGAGCGCAACATCATCGAGTCCATGCAGTCCACGCGCATCTCCGACTTTgtgcttcagcagcagcaacagcagcagcaacaacatcaccaccagcagcagcagcagcgtctgcaggggcacgggcacagtGGAAGGGGCAGCAGTTCGGAGGACTACGACAGCGGGGAGATGATTTCCAACAAGTTGAACATCACCAGCGGCAATCTCACCTACCGCATACCCTCGCCCTCGCGTCCCTCCATACAGGCAAACAGTTTCCAGGACCCGCGCGACAGCGAGGAACAGCCCGCAGAGAAGGGTTTCTACATCTCCTTCGACGACGACCAGCCCAAGCGGCCCAAGCCGCCGTTGCGCGCCAAGCGCTCGCCCAAAAAGGAGGCTCTAcccttgggcagcagcagcagcggccgggACAGCGTGGACCACCAGACTTTGCTCAAAAGGGAGTCCCTGAGCCAAttgcacaacaacaataacaacaatggcagcgatGATGGCCACAAGTCAGCGGGGGCCAACAGGCACAGCATCCACGGGCTCAACCACTCCAACAGTGTCAAATCGCCCGGCAATGCCACCTACAACAAGTACACGGACGAGGCGCCCATCCAACTACGACATATGGGCGTAACTGGTTCGGATCCATTTGGCCACGAgtcacacccacaccccatgcagcagcaacagcaacaacagcagcagcccatgTCACCCACGCGACttcagcacagcagcagcagcgccgagGCGGCCAAGAACAAGGCGCTGGTGATTGGAGCCGATGCCACCAACCTAGATCCG GAGTCTGTGGATGAAATGGAGCGACGCAAGGAGAAGATtatgctgctgtctctgcagcggcgacagcagcaggaggaggcgaaGGCGCGCAAGGAGATCGAGGCCTCGCAGAAGCGGGAAAAGGAGCGcgaaaaggaggaggagcgtgCACGCAAGAAGGAAGATCAAATGGCGCGACGAGCGGCCATATTGGAACAACACAGACTCAAGAAAGCCATCGAAGAGGCCGAACGAGAG GGTAAAACCCTGGATCGGCCCGATCTGCATGTTAAACTGCAACCACAGTCATCTAGTGCAACGAACCCGAGACTACGGCAGCAGCGCACGACACGTCCCAGGCCCAAGACCATACATGTGGACGATGCCAGTGTGGACATCAGTGAGGCTTCGAGCATCTCTAGTCGGGGCAAGAAGGGCTCCAGCTCGAATCTAACCG GCTACGGTCAACTAAGCTCAAATTCAATGAAAAGAGATTATTACAGGGGCTCGCAAGACTCCCTCACAGTGAAAG AGTCGCCCGACGATTATCCCAGTACAAGTTCAACGCCAATTGGGCGACGGGGATCCTATAAAACTTCCAGAG agccagcagccgtCGAGCGGGGCCGCACTCTGTCGCGTATCTCCGTCGCTAAGGGGAGCACACTTAATTTCCGGGGCCGAAAGTCCAATTCGCTAATGAATTTGTGCG ACACAGATTCGGGACTGGGACGCGCCACACCGCCGAGGCGTGCACCCTCGCCTGGAATGGGCGCTTCAGGTAGGCATATGCCATCCCCCTCTGGACCAGGCTCTTTGCCACCAGGTTTGATATCGAAACGTCGCGGATTTGATGACGGATCCAGCGATTTCTCATTAACTCCGAATTTTAACATGGAATATTCGG GTCCAAAACTCTACAAGCAACCAGCGGCCAAATCGAATCGCGGCATTATACTCAATGCCGTCGAATACTGCGTGTTTCCGGGCGCCGTCAACCGTGAGGCCAAACAGAAAGTGCTCGAGAAGATAGCACGCTCGGAGGCGAAACACTTCCTAGTACTCTTCCGAGATGCGGGCTGCCAGTTCCGCGCCCTCTACAGCTACATGCCCGAGTCGGATCAGGTGACCAAGCTGTACGGCACCGGACCTAGTCAAGTCGACGAAGTCATGTTCGATAAGTTCTTCAA ATACAACTCAGGGGGCAAGTGCTTCTCGCAAGTGCACACCAAGCATCTGACCGTCACCATCGATGCCTTCACAATACACAACTCGCTGTGGCAGGGCAAGCGGGTGCAGTTGCCCAGCAAAAAGGACATGGCGCTTGTGATCTAA